The following proteins are encoded in a genomic region of Planococcus lenghuensis:
- the copZ gene encoding copper chaperone CopZ — protein MNETLKVQGMSCGHCVNAVETSVGELQGVSNVKVDLDKGEVAVAYDNSTTSLAEIKETIEDQGYDVV, from the coding sequence AGTACAAGGAATGTCTTGCGGTCATTGCGTCAATGCTGTAGAAACAAGCGTGGGAGAACTTCAAGGCGTCTCCAATGTGAAAGTGGACCTCGATAAAGGGGAAGTTGCAGTTGCTTACGACAACAGCACCACGTCACTTGCGGAAATTAAAGAAACAATCGAAGATCAGGGATACGACGTCGTCTGA
- a CDS encoding heavy metal translocating P-type ATPase has protein sequence MATQEKTFQISGMTCAACANRIEKGLSRMEGVEKANVNLALERSTIVYDPEKRNVQDFKEKVEKLGYGVVEEKAEFDVTGMTCAACAARIEKRLNKMEGVSHANVNLALETAVVEYDAAQVKAADMMEVVKKLGYGLVAKQDNQEKLDYKEQEIRKQTRRFVLSLILTLPLIWTMVAHFEFLSFLYVPMFLLNPWVQFAFAAPVQFIVGARFYEGAYKALRSGSANMDVLVALGTSAAFFYSFYLTIEWTLAGSVGMAELYYEASAVIITLIVLGKLFEARAKGKTSQAIQKLLGLQAKTARVIRDGEQVEVPVEQVAAGDILLVKPGEKIPVDAEVLEGRSAVDESMLTGESVPVDKAAGDAVIGATINKNGSLTLKAVKVGKDTALAQIVKVVEDAQGSKADIQRLADRISGVFVPVVVGFAAVTFLVWFFIVAPGNFSAALIPTISILVIACPCALGLATPTSIMAGSGRAAEMGLLFKGGEYLENTQSIDTIVLDKTGTVTKGEPALTDVSVTADFTEEEVLRLIGSAENASEHPLAQAIVNGVKDRGITLAQPTDFEALPGYGIRAVVEGKELFAGTRKLLTEQAIEIAEAENLMEELEREGKTAMLLAVDGKVAGVIAVADTIKETSKEAISRLQKLGLQVIMLTGDNSRTAQAIAKQVGITEVIAEVLPEQKSEQIKKLQATGKKVAMVGDGINDAPALATADIGMAVGTGTDIAIEAADVTLMRGDLNSAADAVIMSRKTMRNIKQNLFFAFIYNTIGIPIAAIGLLAPWVAGAAMAFSSVSVVLNALRLQRTDLARH, from the coding sequence ATGGCAACTCAGGAAAAAACATTCCAAATCAGCGGCATGACATGCGCAGCCTGCGCCAATCGAATTGAAAAAGGCTTATCGAGAATGGAAGGCGTTGAAAAGGCGAACGTCAATTTGGCATTGGAGCGATCAACGATTGTATATGATCCTGAAAAACGAAATGTGCAGGATTTTAAGGAAAAAGTGGAGAAGCTCGGATACGGCGTAGTGGAAGAAAAAGCGGAATTCGATGTAACGGGTATGACATGTGCAGCCTGCGCCGCCAGAATTGAGAAGCGGCTTAATAAGATGGAAGGCGTCTCACATGCCAATGTCAATCTGGCGCTTGAGACAGCCGTCGTGGAGTATGATGCAGCTCAAGTAAAAGCGGCTGACATGATGGAAGTCGTCAAAAAACTGGGGTATGGACTCGTCGCCAAACAGGACAACCAGGAGAAACTGGATTATAAAGAGCAGGAGATCCGAAAGCAGACAAGACGCTTTGTGCTGTCACTTATCCTGACGCTGCCGCTGATCTGGACGATGGTTGCACATTTCGAGTTCCTGTCATTCCTGTACGTGCCGATGTTCCTCTTGAATCCATGGGTACAGTTTGCTTTTGCGGCACCGGTGCAGTTCATCGTTGGGGCCCGTTTTTATGAAGGCGCTTATAAAGCGCTTCGCAGCGGAAGTGCCAATATGGACGTGCTCGTCGCATTGGGGACAAGTGCCGCCTTCTTCTATAGCTTCTATTTGACGATTGAATGGACGCTGGCTGGAAGCGTCGGCATGGCGGAACTTTATTATGAAGCTTCGGCTGTGATCATTACACTTATTGTGCTCGGCAAACTCTTTGAAGCGCGGGCAAAGGGCAAAACAAGCCAGGCCATTCAGAAACTGCTTGGTCTGCAGGCGAAGACTGCCCGTGTGATTCGCGATGGAGAACAAGTGGAAGTGCCGGTTGAGCAAGTGGCGGCTGGAGATATTCTCCTTGTTAAACCGGGCGAAAAAATCCCGGTTGATGCTGAAGTGCTTGAAGGACGATCGGCTGTGGATGAATCGATGCTGACAGGCGAAAGTGTGCCGGTCGATAAAGCGGCAGGGGATGCCGTCATTGGTGCCACCATCAATAAAAACGGTTCGCTGACGTTAAAAGCGGTAAAAGTCGGCAAAGATACAGCACTTGCACAGATTGTGAAAGTAGTGGAAGATGCACAGGGCTCAAAGGCGGATATCCAGCGGCTTGCCGACCGGATATCCGGCGTGTTTGTTCCTGTAGTGGTCGGGTTTGCAGCAGTTACGTTCCTGGTCTGGTTCTTTATTGTAGCGCCAGGAAATTTCAGTGCAGCATTGATTCCGACCATTTCCATTCTCGTTATTGCCTGTCCATGTGCACTCGGTCTTGCAACACCGACGTCCATCATGGCCGGCTCCGGCAGGGCTGCAGAGATGGGTCTGCTGTTTAAAGGCGGCGAGTATTTGGAAAATACCCAGTCAATCGATACGATTGTTTTAGACAAAACCGGTACGGTGACCAAAGGCGAACCGGCGTTGACTGATGTTTCCGTCACAGCCGATTTTACGGAAGAAGAAGTGCTGCGGCTGATCGGTTCCGCCGAAAACGCTTCTGAGCATCCGCTTGCTCAGGCAATTGTGAACGGTGTAAAGGATCGGGGAATCACACTTGCACAGCCGACAGACTTTGAAGCATTGCCAGGCTATGGAATCCGGGCAGTCGTGGAAGGCAAAGAATTATTTGCCGGCACAAGAAAGTTGCTGACAGAGCAGGCGATCGAAATTGCGGAAGCCGAAAATCTCATGGAAGAATTGGAACGTGAAGGGAAAACGGCGATGCTGCTTGCCGTTGATGGAAAAGTGGCAGGTGTCATTGCCGTGGCTGATACGATCAAAGAAACTTCGAAAGAAGCGATCAGCCGGCTTCAAAAACTGGGACTGCAAGTCATCATGCTGACGGGTGACAATAGCCGGACTGCTCAAGCGATTGCGAAGCAAGTCGGCATTACAGAAGTGATTGCGGAAGTGCTGCCGGAACAGAAAAGCGAACAGATTAAGAAACTCCAGGCCACTGGTAAGAAAGTTGCGATGGTTGGGGACGGTATTAACGATGCACCGGCTCTTGCCACAGCGGATATCGGCATGGCTGTTGGCACCGGTACGGACATCGCGATTGAAGCGGCGGACGTGACATTGATGCGCGGAGATCTGAACAGCGCAGCAGATGCAGTCATCATGAGCCGGAAGACGATGCGCAATATCAAGCAAAACCTGTTCTTTGCGTTCATCTATAACACAATCGGGATTCCGATTGCAGCAATCGGCCTGCTTGCTCCATGGGTGGCCGGCGCTGCAATGGCGTTCAGTTCTGTATCTGTTGTGCTGAATGCCTTACGTCTCCAACGAACAGATCTTGCAAGACACTGA